Proteins from one Cicer arietinum cultivar CDC Frontier isolate Library 1 chromosome 3, Cicar.CDCFrontier_v2.0, whole genome shotgun sequence genomic window:
- the LOC101489264 gene encoding ABC transporter B family member 15-like, protein MSGEHNKKGIDMINKENKKNMNGSIWSIFMHADREDLFLMVLGIIGAIGEGFTTPLILYLSSRMMNNIGSSSTMDGNTFIHNINKNAVAWLYLASATFVVCFLEGYCWTRTSGRQAARMRYRYLKAVLRQEVAYFDLQVTSTSEIITSVSNDSLIIQDVLSEKVPNFLMNISLFIGSYIVAFTMLWRLAIVAFPFLIFLVIPGLIYGKTLMSLASKIREEYNRAGIIAEQTISSIRTVHSFVGENKSMIAFSDALEGCVKLGLKQGLAKGLAIGSNGIVFAIWSFVCYYGSKLVMYHGAKGGTVFAVGASITVGGLGLGASLSNIKYLSEAISAGERIKRVIERVPMIDSDNTTGETLNNISGEVEFDHIDFAYPTRPETIILKNLCLKIPAGKTVALVGESGSGKSTLISLLQRFYDPIGGEIRVDGVSIHKLKIKWLRSIMGLVSQEPALFATSIKENIVFGKEDANDNEILEAAKISNAHDFIKLLPHGYHTQVGERGVQLSGGQKQRIAIARAIIKKPRILLLDEATSALDTESERHVQQALDNATTGCTAIIIAHRLSTIQNADDIAVMRDGKVTEIGSHEQLLQNSNGFYSSLVRLQQLNESKTESEETVTTTFTRSVDPTNSVENENVDIKMEIEMRNTASFWRLLLLNGPEWKQAVMGCLNAMVFGAVQPVYAFAMGSNIFVYFNSDYEEIKNKTRVYSLCFLGLSLISLVVNVGQHYNFGYMGEYLTKRVRESMLSKILTFEIGWFDRDQNSTGALCSRLANDANVVRSLVGDRMALLVQTFSAVVTAYTMGLVISWRLTIVMIAVQPIIIACFYTRRVLLKSMSSKSIKAQQQSSKLAAEAVSNLRTITAFSSQDRILKMLETAQQGPSNENFRQSWFAGFGLGFSQFLTSCSWALNFWYGGKLIADGNITRKSLFESFMIVVSTGRVIGDAGSMTKDLAKGSNVMDSIFAILDRCTKIEPNDPNGYKPDTLMGQIEFCDVHFAYPARLNVVIFQDFSIKIEARKSTALVGQSGSGKSTIIALIERFYDPLKGIVTIDGINIKSYNLKSLRKHIALVSQEPTLINGTIRDNIAYGTTCDNIDEIEIIEAARVANAHDFIASLKDGYETWCGDKGIQLSGGQKQRIAIARAMLRNPKMLLLDEATSALDNQSERVVQDALNRVMVGRTSVVVAHRMSTIRNCDVIVVLDKGKVIEIGTHEALLAKGPCGAYYSLVSLQTKNATTTKDTTN, encoded by the exons ATGAGTGGGGAACACAATAAAAAGGGTATAGATATGATTAATAAGGAAAATAAGAAGAACATGAATGGGTCTATTTGGTCAATTTTCATGCATGCCGATAGAGAAGATTTGTTCCTTATGGTTTTAGGTATCATTGGAGCAATTGGTGAAGGCTTCACCACACCTTTGATTTTGTATCTATCTAGCCGCATGATGAATAATATTGGGAGTTCATCTACCATGGATGGAAACACTTTCATTCATAACATCAATAAG AATGCAGTTGCTTGGTTATATTTAGCCAGTGCAACTTTTGTTGTTTGCTTCCTTG AGGGCTAttgttggacaagaacaagtggGAGACAAGCTGCTAGAATGAGATATAGGTATCTGAAAGCAGTTCTTAGACAAGAAGTTGCTTATTTTGACTTGCAAGTCACAAGTACTTCTGAGATTATCACTAGTGTCTCCAATGATAGTCTCATAATTCAAGATGTTCTCAGTGAGAAG gtACCAAATTTCTTGATGAACATTTCTCTGTTCATTGGGAGCTACATAGTGGCATTTACAATGCTATGGAGATTAGCAATTGTAGCTTTTCCATTTTTGATTTTTCTAGTGATCCCTGGTTTAATCTATGGCAAAACATTGATGAGTTTAGCAAGCAAGATTAGGGAAGAGTATAATCGAGCTGGTATAATTGCAGAACAAACAATATCTTCAATCAGAACCGTTCATTCATTTGTTGGggaaaataaatcaatgatTGCATTTTCTGATGCTTTAGAAGGATGTGTTAAATTGGGTTTAAAACAAGGTTTGGCTAAAGGTTTAGCAATTGGAAGCAATGGTATTGTTTTTGCCATTTGGTCTTTTGTGTGTTATTATGGTAGTAAATTGGTGATGTACCATGGTGCTAAAGGAGGGACAGTTTTTGCAGTTGGAGCAAGCATAACTGTTGGTGGACT AGGATTAGGGGCAAGTTTATCCaacataaaatatttgtcaGAAGCAATTTCAGCTGGTGAACGCATAAAAAGGGTAATAGAAAGAGTTCCGATGATAGATTCTGACAACACAACAGGAGAAACATTAAACAACATTTCTGGGGAAGTGGAATTTGACCACATAGACTTTGCATACCCAACAAGACCAGAAACCATTATCCTTAAAAATTTATGTCTCAAAATTCCAGCAGGTAAAACAGTTGCATTAGTTGGTGAAAGTGGTTCAGGGAAATCAACGTTGATATCGCTATTACAGCGATTTTATGATCCAATTGGGGGAGAGATACGTGTTGATGGAGTGAGTATTcataaattaaagattaaatggTTAAGGTCGATTATGGGGTTGGTTAGTCAAGAGCCTGCTCTTTTTGCAACAAGTATTAAAGAGAATATAGTTTTTGGTAAGGAAGATGCTAATGATAATGAGATTCTTGAGGCTGCTAAGATTTCTAATGCTCATGATTTCATTAAGTTGCTTCCTCATGGTTATCACACCCAG GTCGGAGAAAGAGGTGTTCAATTATCAGGCGGACAAAAACAGAGAATAGCAATTGCGCGGGCAATAATCAAGAAGCCACGAATCCTTCTTTTAGATGAAGCAACAAGCGCGTTAGACACTGAATCAGAACGACATGTTCAACAAGCACTCGACAATGCAACAACCGGTTGCACCGCCATCATCATCGCCCACCGTCTCTCCACAATCCAAAACGCCGACGACATCGCCGTCATGCGCGACGGTAAAGTAACCGAAATCGGGTCACACGAGCAACTTCTCCAAAATAGTAACGGCTTTTATTCTTCCCTCGTCCGCCTTCAACAACTGAATGAATCCAAAACAGAATCAGAGGAAACCGTTACAACAACTTTCACGCGCTCGGTGGACCCTACCAATTCAGTTGAAAATGAAAACGTGGATATAAAGATGGAAATTGAAATGCGTAATACGGCGTCGTTTTGGAGATTACTTTTATTAAATGGTCCTGAATGGAAACAAGCGGTTATGGGGTGTTTGAATGCAATGGTATTTGGTGCGGTTCAACCTGTTTATGCATTTGCAATGGGATCAAatatatttgtgtattttaattcGGATTATGAGGAGATCAAAAACAAGACTAGGGTTTATTCACTTTGCTTTTTGGGACTTTCTTTGATCTCTTTGGTGGTTAATGTTGGACAGCACTATAACTTTGGTTACATGGGAGAGTACTTGACTAAACGTGTGAGGGAAAGCATGCTTTCTAAGATACTTACTTTTGAAATTGGATGGTTCGATAGAGATCAAAACTCTACTGGTGCTCTTTGTTCTCGTCTTGCCAATGATGCTAATGTG GTGAGGTCATTAGTTGGTGATAGAATGGCTTTGTTGGTACAAACTTTCTCAGCAGTTGTAACAGCATACACTATGGGTCTAGTCATTTCATGGAGACTAACAATTGTTATGATAGCTGTTCAACCTATTATAATAGCTTGCTTTTACACAAGACGTGTACTACTAAAGAGTATGTCAAGTAAGTCCATTAAGGCCCAACAACAAAGTAGCAAATTAGCTGCTGAAGCCGTTTCAAATCTTAGAACCATCACTGCTTTTTCTTCTCAAGATAGAATACTCAAAATGCTTGAAACGGCCCAACAAGGCCCAAGTAATGAGAATTTTCGACAATCGTGGTTCGCAGGTTTTGGGCTTGGGTTTTCGCAGTTCCTCACGTCTTGTTCTTGGGCCTTGAATTTTTGGTATGGAGGGAAGCTTATTGCTGATGGGAACATAACAAGAAAATCTTTGTTTGAGAGTTTTATGATTGTGGTGAGCACAGGTCGGGTTATAGGTGATGCTGGAAGCATGACTAAAGACCTTGCTAAAGGTTCTAATGTTATGGACTCGATTTTTGCCATCCTAGACCGATGTACAAAAATCGAGCCTAACGACCCTAATGGGTATAAGCCCGATACTTTAATGGGCCAAATTGAATTTTGTGATGTTCATTTTGCATATCCAGCTAGGCTAAATGTTGTTATCTTTcaagatttttcaattaaaattgaagCAAGGAAATCAACCGCATTAGTGGGACAAAGTGGATCAGGAAAATCAACAATCATAGCGTTAATAGAGAGATTCTACGATCCATTAAAAGGAATCGTGACAATAGATGgaattaatataaaatcatataaCCTAAAGTCACTAAGAAAACACATAGCACTTGTGAGCCAAGAGCCAACATTGATAAATGGGACCATAAGAGACAACATTGCATATGGAACAACATGTGACAACATTGATGAAATTGAGATCATAGAGGCAGCAAGAGTAGCCAATGCTCATGATTTCATAGCTAGCTTAAAAGATGGGTATGAGACATGGTGTGGGGACAAAGGGATTCAACTTTCAGGTGGTCAAAAACAGAGGATAGCAATAGCAAGAGCCATGTTGAGGAATCCAAAGATGTTGCTACTAGATGAAGCCACAAGTGCATTAGATAACCAATCAGAGAGGGTagtgcaagatgcattgaataGAGTAATGGTGGGAAGGACTAGTGTGGTTGTGGCACATAGGATGAGTACCATACGCAATTGTGATGTTATTGTTGTGTTAGATAAAGGGAAAGTGATTGAGATTGGAACACATGAAGCTTTGTTGGCTAAAGGACCTTGTGGAGCTTATTACTCTTTGGTAAGTCTTCAAACTAAAAACGCAACCACAACCAAAGACACTACTAATTAA